In Verrucomicrobiia bacterium, the genomic window GCATTATCCGGGCATTCTCGAGGAGATCGGGGCCAAGAAAAAATGGGACGACGCGCTGAAGCAGAACGTGGATGAGGCGTTTAAGCGGTTTTTTTCACCCGGAGGCGCGGCATGATCCCGCTTGTCAAGCTCAAGCGTGAAGTGGAATTCAATGTCGAGCTGAAAAGCATCCTGAACGCGCTGAAGGGTATTGCGCTAAACCGCTTTTACGCGCTCCAGCGCCAGCTCACGGTCTTCGACCGCTTTCCGGCACTCGCCGGCGATATCCTGTCGGGCATCCCGCTGGAAAACATCGATCACCCTTACGTGCGTCCCGCGACCCAGAGGCCGGTGGTGCTGATGGTCACGACCGATTCCGGTTTCATGGGAAGCCTGAACGCGCAGATCGTCAATGCGGGCATCGCGGAAGCGGGCGCGGAGGGATACCTTGCCGTGATCGGGGAAAAAGGCATGGGCCTTATCGGCGACCAGCGCCGGGAGACCAAGCTGTTTCCGGGCATCAAGGAAAAGACCCAGTCAAAACTTGCGACGGAGGTCTGTGAGTTCCTCCTGGGAAAAATTCTGAGCGGGGAATGCGGCCGGCTCATCGTGGTCTTTCCAAAGCCGATTTCGCTCG contains:
- a CDS encoding FoF1 ATP synthase subunit gamma, giving the protein MIPLVKLKREVEFNVELKSILNALKGIALNRFYALQRQLTVFDRFPALAGDILSGIPLENIDHPYVRPATQRPVVLMVTTDSGFMGSLNAQIVNAGIAEAGAEGYLAVIGEKGMGLIGDQRRETKLFPGIKEKTQSKLATEVCEFLLGKILSGECGRLIVVFPKPISLALQEVTVETVLPCSTWLATEKNTAAAQDVIWESEPKDMLAYVMTFWVENRLDSVFAMSRVSELAARVMHLEGSIQELTLQGKHLKHQYFKTRHAMIDRSMREVFASQLLLSEVNQMLAAEEESGGGPLP